From one Verrucomicrobiota bacterium genomic stretch:
- a CDS encoding DNA cytosine methyltransferase, which translates to MPIPVIDLFAGPGGLGEGFSSLTHACERVFKIKLSIEKEEHAHRTLELRAFLREFPPGKLPDDYYDYLAKRITREQLFARHPTESRLAAEEAWLAELGGKDTPDSKVHKRIHAAMGNPKKWILIGGPPCQAYSLVGRSRIIGGEGIEEYESDPRHELYRQYLRILAVHQPPVFVMENVKGLLSARVRQEHIFENILRDLRHPVIAMPQTKRVAPRDDLEYRLFPLAAGRGDLYGEFQPEDFLIRTEDYGIPQARHRIIVLGIRSDLKAKPGALENSEIATVEDVIGDLPRLRSGLSKEPDSAEAWRDVVKEIADASWLNNGTISQTVSEPIRSAVRRVGSSLNRGSEFVAGNPQPQRHAEWFSDLKLRGVCNHETRGHIRADLHRYFFSAVFARELGRSPLLEDFPKALLPKHQNVADALKETKFNDRFRVQTANRPATTVVSHIAKDGHYYIHYDPTQCRSLTVREAARLQTFPDNYFFEGPRTEQYKQVGNAVPPLLAKQIAKIVAEILF; encoded by the coding sequence ATGCCAATTCCGGTCATAGATTTGTTCGCAGGACCAGGCGGTTTGGGTGAAGGCTTCTCCTCGCTCACACACGCGTGCGAGCGTGTTTTCAAAATCAAACTCTCCATTGAGAAGGAAGAACACGCGCACCGGACTTTGGAGCTGCGCGCCTTTCTGCGGGAGTTTCCGCCGGGGAAATTGCCGGATGATTACTACGACTATCTCGCCAAACGCATCACACGCGAACAACTTTTTGCGCGTCATCCGACCGAATCCCGGCTTGCCGCCGAAGAAGCGTGGCTTGCGGAGTTGGGCGGGAAAGACACTCCCGACAGCAAGGTTCACAAACGCATCCACGCCGCGATGGGCAACCCGAAGAAGTGGATTTTGATCGGTGGCCCGCCTTGCCAGGCATACTCGCTTGTTGGGCGCTCGCGCATTATCGGTGGCGAGGGCATTGAGGAATACGAGAGCGACCCACGCCATGAATTGTATCGGCAATATCTTCGCATCCTCGCCGTGCATCAGCCACCGGTGTTCGTGATGGAGAACGTGAAGGGCTTGTTGTCAGCCAGGGTGAGGCAGGAACATATTTTTGAAAACATTCTGCGAGACTTGCGGCATCCGGTCATCGCCATGCCACAAACCAAGCGCGTTGCGCCGCGCGATGATCTTGAATACCGGCTTTTCCCGCTGGCGGCTGGACGCGGCGATTTGTACGGCGAATTTCAACCGGAGGATTTTCTGATTCGGACGGAGGATTACGGAATCCCGCAAGCCCGGCATCGCATCATCGTTCTCGGCATCCGGTCTGACCTGAAAGCAAAACCCGGTGCGCTGGAGAACTCCGAAATCGCAACGGTCGAAGATGTCATCGGCGATCTGCCGCGATTGCGAAGCGGCCTGTCAAAAGAGCCGGACTCTGCCGAGGCTTGGCGTGACGTGGTAAAAGAAATCGCGGACGCGAGTTGGCTGAACAACGGAACTATCAGCCAAACAGTGTCCGAACCCATTCGCTCTGCTGTGCGTCGGGTCGGAAGCAGCCTGAATCGCGGCAGTGAGTTCGTGGCCGGAAACCCACAACCGCAGCGTCACGCAGAATGGTTCAGCGATCTGAAATTGCGCGGCGTGTGCAACCACGAAACGCGCGGTCACATCCGGGCGGATTTGCACCGTTACTTTTTCTCTGCCGTGTTTGCTCGCGAGCTTGGACGTTCTCCGCTGCTGGAAGATTTTCCGAAAGCTCTCCTTCCAAAACATCAGAACGTGGCAGACGCGCTCAAGGAAACGAAGTTCAACGACCGATTCCGCGTGCAGACCGCAAACCGCCCGGCAACAACCGTCGTCTCCCACATTGCGAAGGACGGGCACTACTACATTCATTACGACCCGACACAGTGCCGGAGTTTGACTGTGCGAGAGGCAGCGCGGCTGCAAACATTCCCCGACAACTATTTCTTTGAAGGCCCGCGCACGGAGCAATACAAGCAGGTCGGCAACGCCGTGCCGCCGTTGCTGGCGAAGCAAATCGCGAAAATTGTGGCGGAGATTTTATTCTAA